The Halogranum gelatinilyticum genome includes a window with the following:
- a CDS encoding disulfide bond formation protein B, with amino-acid sequence MIQSRLVLAVSTFVASVATAGSLYFSLGLGLVPCELCWYQRILMYPLVVVLGVATLDGNSRVWRTGLPLSLLGMGIAAYHSYLQINPSIGATCGVGGGCASILYPMAGGLLTIPRLSLVGFVLVTACLLVLWRQPTWLEH; translated from the coding sequence ATGATTCAGTCCCGCCTCGTCCTCGCCGTCTCGACGTTCGTCGCCAGCGTCGCTACGGCCGGAAGCCTCTATTTCAGCCTCGGTCTCGGCCTCGTCCCCTGTGAGCTGTGTTGGTACCAACGCATTCTGATGTATCCGCTCGTGGTCGTCCTCGGCGTCGCCACACTGGACGGTAACAGCCGCGTCTGGCGGACCGGTCTCCCGCTGTCGCTGCTCGGAATGGGTATCGCCGCCTACCACAGCTACCTCCAAATCAACCCCAGTATCGGTGCGACCTGCGGCGTCGGCGGCGGCTGTGCCTCCATCCTCTATCCGATGGCCGGTGGCCTGCTCACGATTCCGCGGCTGTCGCTCGTCGGATTCGTGTTGGTCACGGCCTGTCTGCTCGTGCTGTGGCGGCAGCCGACGTGGCTGGAGCACTGA
- a CDS encoding DUF7344 domain-containing protein: MGTEINEREQAEPDGQLSRDTIFSTLSNQRRRYVIHYLKQHPEQVRIRDLAEQIAAWENGIEINELTYKQRKRVYTSLHQTHLPKMDDCNIVEYDRDRGHITLTPTSAELDVYLEVVPKDELPWSEFYLGLSAVALGLVLVVWAGIVPASVIPPLGYAALIAVVFGVAAGVHTYLTRQSALGGANAPVEKGANTVAKQPTLAERAGKNGNDSQSVAEESRQTVKATSDKTD, translated from the coding sequence ATGGGGACTGAAATAAACGAGCGGGAGCAAGCAGAGCCAGACGGCCAACTGTCGAGAGACACGATTTTCTCGACGCTGAGCAACCAACGCCGACGGTACGTTATTCACTACCTGAAGCAACATCCGGAACAGGTTCGGATTCGAGACCTCGCAGAACAGATCGCGGCGTGGGAGAACGGCATCGAGATTAACGAACTGACATACAAACAACGCAAGCGGGTCTACACGTCCCTGCACCAGACCCATCTGCCGAAGATGGACGACTGCAACATCGTCGAATACGACCGTGACCGTGGCCACATCACGCTCACACCGACGTCGGCGGAGCTGGACGTCTACCTCGAAGTCGTCCCGAAGGACGAACTCCCGTGGAGCGAGTTCTATCTCGGTCTCTCGGCGGTGGCACTCGGGCTCGTCCTCGTCGTCTGGGCGGGAATCGTCCCCGCCAGCGTGATTCCACCGTTGGGGTATGCGGCACTCATCGCCGTCGTCTTCGGCGTCGCCGCCGGTGTCCACACCTATCTGACCCGCCAGTCGGCACTCGGCGGGGCGAACGCACCCGTCGAAAAGGGTGCCAACACGGTCGCGAAGCAGCCGACGCTCGCAGAGCGAGCCGGCAAAAACGGTAACGACTCCCAGAGCGTGGCCGAAGAGAGCCGACAGACTGTCAAGGCGACGTCGGACAAGACTGATTAA
- a CDS encoding Eco57I restriction-modification methylase domain-containing protein, with translation MTDTATFLEALHGIGSRIDGEMSEKDVENAFLNENFYELLGYDGAGHDLRSEMTLPDSRRPDYITLDENESVTAVYEFKTSGRDLDPHEDQLFHYVEALKADYGVLTNGEEFRLYQRDGHARMVTVSLAEATESDANDVQVALEKPVWDIRDPESVNKYLNTLDEVSLEEELGREHFFDTFRLEDDSPFANLVTAMMDLLVELRDDHEAKFVRGAYDFWEASYASEPDETPDSWETFIDGKQSLRDFMFCLESGHALLARLLLAKATDDHDFFPTDKGLRRYFDELGGFSGNITLDAYPIAANGMIEDMRNQLVESLFEDDIFIWWTDGYGEQTASQHKNPYSRFKEVATEGTNVSRVTPATRERFSRAVANVAFAVLKFDFSRIEGDPLGNLYQRYFDPETRKALGEFYTPQPVIDYIMDGVDYNVGVSEERIIDPSCGSGTFLVEAVNRYLEDVRRYNDDPDWAKHLSELCTRPHIVGLDIHPFAVLMAQIRFMVTILPEYREAKQGREDFTIRRLPIFRTDSLRNERELTGIDLGDEGQTQMTLDSITEDNQDVMIPVPLPIEVDESEVAQSDIEDGFLVQRVRMPKYNTAKVNAQIRSFGEYFAALQGVLDVVKYHMHEGLWEYTGGLETGINRYTTREYDGVEEFFEPYVNDVLGTVRYLREDHGDGRLFKMFEDSVLALVVKNYMEYDYVVGNPPYVRVQNLPDRQKKILEKQYDSTTGNYDIYCVFYERGLELLKNRTGKLGYITSNQFLLADYGEGIRRVLLEDAAIEEVYDFRDSGVFDDAANLPVILFARDEQDLEVRENNQIRCVRVKSNIDEHSQNKLDEEVVASVRKHRDETRYSDEYIDVFDFPQQKLDDQFWSLMPPEELKVFEKLDSKKDGTIGNFTDSVFAGTQTSANDVYVVTLQDADYVGSNEIGDTVHVSPTGDEGETFEIETDLLRPWLQGIDVQRWRGDWSGQHVILPYYLEETDEGETVGVYSPEYIQENLPLTWEYFEYYRDTLEGREGGRMKGEEDWYAFIYPKNHERFEKPKIINADMASNARYMLDEEGEWYFKTPYGLQLTTEYRSQTKEVAGQLNSGALDFYLKHIAPMLLGGKYRYQSRYISPLPCIVEDDGEFEVIRTALEPILESLDTKNKINRFPEAYLGDFDGDLGYIDYEWQTRRYPVNANIQEKGTEGRFAVTAGRSDEISHPMMDKGDREERKLRAKYVHAAVDGRDMKKGEGQTIPIPKTANGVEELIEALEADKQTVEETSIEELEAEIDEAVYDLFDLTDDERQVIEDYLEVF, from the coding sequence ATGACGGACACGGCGACCTTCCTCGAAGCCCTCCACGGGATTGGTTCCCGGATTGATGGGGAGATGAGCGAGAAGGACGTGGAGAACGCCTTTTTAAACGAGAACTTCTACGAACTGCTCGGCTACGATGGTGCAGGTCACGACCTACGGAGTGAAATGACACTCCCCGATAGTCGTCGACCGGACTACATCACACTCGACGAGAACGAGTCAGTCACAGCGGTCTACGAGTTCAAAACCTCGGGACGCGATCTTGACCCCCACGAAGACCAACTGTTCCACTACGTTGAGGCACTCAAAGCCGACTATGGTGTCCTGACGAACGGTGAGGAGTTCCGTCTGTACCAACGAGACGGCCATGCTCGGATGGTGACAGTGTCGTTGGCTGAAGCCACCGAGAGTGACGCCAACGACGTTCAGGTTGCACTCGAAAAGCCAGTGTGGGACATCCGTGACCCCGAAAGTGTCAACAAATATCTCAACACCCTCGATGAGGTGAGTCTCGAAGAAGAACTCGGACGAGAGCACTTCTTCGACACCTTCCGCTTGGAGGACGACAGTCCTTTCGCGAATCTTGTGACTGCAATGATGGACTTACTCGTAGAACTTCGCGACGACCACGAAGCGAAGTTCGTCAGAGGGGCATACGACTTCTGGGAAGCCAGCTACGCGAGTGAACCAGATGAGACTCCCGATTCGTGGGAAACATTCATCGACGGGAAGCAGTCACTCCGCGACTTCATGTTCTGTCTGGAGTCCGGCCATGCACTTCTTGCTCGACTCCTACTGGCAAAGGCAACTGACGACCACGACTTCTTCCCGACAGACAAGGGGCTACGCCGCTACTTCGATGAACTCGGTGGCTTCAGTGGAAACATCACCCTCGATGCGTACCCAATCGCCGCCAACGGGATGATCGAGGATATGCGGAACCAGCTTGTCGAGAGTTTGTTCGAGGACGACATCTTCATCTGGTGGACTGACGGGTACGGTGAGCAAACCGCCAGTCAGCACAAGAACCCGTACAGCCGGTTCAAAGAGGTGGCGACGGAGGGAACCAACGTAAGCCGTGTGACGCCAGCAACCCGAGAACGGTTCAGTCGTGCCGTTGCCAACGTCGCTTTCGCTGTCCTGAAGTTCGACTTCTCCCGCATCGAAGGCGACCCGCTCGGAAACCTCTACCAGCGATACTTCGACCCGGAGACACGGAAGGCCCTTGGGGAGTTCTACACTCCACAGCCGGTTATCGACTACATCATGGACGGAGTCGACTACAACGTCGGTGTGTCTGAGGAACGCATCATTGACCCCTCCTGTGGCTCCGGTACGTTCCTCGTCGAAGCAGTGAATCGCTATCTCGAAGACGTACGTCGCTACAACGACGACCCTGATTGGGCAAAGCACCTTTCAGAACTCTGTACCCGTCCGCACATCGTCGGATTGGACATTCACCCCTTCGCTGTCCTCATGGCACAGATTCGCTTCATGGTCACAATCCTCCCGGAGTATCGGGAGGCAAAACAGGGACGGGAGGACTTCACCATCCGCCGACTTCCGATCTTCCGGACTGACTCACTCCGGAACGAGCGTGAGCTGACTGGTATCGACCTCGGTGACGAAGGCCAGACACAGATGACGCTCGACTCGATAACCGAGGACAACCAGGATGTGATGATTCCAGTGCCTCTGCCCATCGAGGTCGACGAAAGCGAGGTGGCCCAGTCCGACATCGAAGATGGGTTCCTCGTCCAGCGGGTTCGGATGCCCAAATACAACACAGCGAAGGTCAACGCTCAAATTCGGAGCTTCGGCGAATACTTCGCCGCGCTACAGGGCGTCCTCGACGTGGTGAAGTACCATATGCACGAAGGGTTGTGGGAATATACCGGTGGTCTGGAGACAGGCATCAACCGCTACACGACCCGCGAGTACGACGGTGTCGAGGAGTTCTTTGAGCCGTACGTCAACGACGTGTTGGGGACGGTTCGCTACCTCCGTGAAGACCACGGCGACGGACGGCTGTTCAAGATGTTCGAGGACAGCGTTCTCGCACTCGTCGTGAAGAACTACATGGAGTACGACTACGTGGTCGGGAACCCGCCATACGTTCGCGTTCAAAACCTCCCGGATAGACAAAAAAAGATTCTCGAAAAACAATATGATTCCACGACAGGAAACTACGACATTTACTGTGTCTTCTACGAGCGAGGACTGGAATTACTAAAGAACAGGACAGGAAAACTCGGCTACATCACCTCGAACCAGTTCCTCCTTGCAGACTATGGGGAAGGAATCCGTCGTGTGCTTCTGGAAGATGCGGCGATTGAGGAGGTGTACGACTTCCGAGATTCGGGAGTTTTCGATGATGCCGCTAATCTGCCAGTGATTCTCTTCGCGCGCGACGAGCAGGATTTAGAGGTACGGGAGAACAATCAGATTCGATGTGTACGGGTGAAGTCAAATATCGATGAACACAGTCAGAACAAGCTTGACGAGGAAGTTGTTGCCTCGGTTCGTAAGCACCGCGACGAGACACGATATAGCGACGAATATATCGATGTCTTTGACTTCCCACAGCAGAAGTTAGACGACCAGTTTTGGTCGTTGATGCCACCAGAAGAATTGAAAGTCTTCGAGAAGCTGGATTCGAAGAAAGACGGTACGATTGGAAATTTCACCGATTCCGTCTTCGCTGGCACTCAAACCAGTGCTAATGATGTGTATGTCGTGACGCTACAAGACGCCGATTATGTCGGGTCAAACGAAATTGGAGATACGGTTCATGTTTCTCCCACGGGTGATGAAGGAGAAACATTCGAGATTGAAACTGATCTGCTACGACCTTGGCTACAAGGAATTGATGTTCAACGCTGGCGTGGTGATTGGTCGGGTCAGCACGTCATTCTTCCCTACTACTTGGAGGAAACTGACGAGGGGGAAACGGTAGGAGTATACTCCCCGGAATATATCCAAGAAAATCTACCTCTCACGTGGGAGTATTTCGAATATTATCGTGATACTTTGGAGGGGAGAGAGGGCGGCCGCATGAAGGGTGAAGAGGACTGGTATGCGTTCATATACCCCAAAAACCACGAGCGATTCGAGAAGCCCAAAATCATCAATGCAGATATGGCTAGCAACGCTCGATATATGCTTGACGAGGAAGGTGAGTGGTATTTCAAGACACCGTACGGCCTCCAACTCACGACAGAATATAGATCACAAACGAAAGAAGTCGCCGGTCAACTCAATTCAGGGGCTTTGGACTTCTATCTGAAACACATCGCCCCGATGCTCCTCGGTGGAAAGTACCGTTACCAATCCCGGTATATTAGCCCGCTTCCGTGCATTGTTGAGGACGACGGTGAGTTCGAAGTTATTAGGACTGCTTTAGAGCCGATATTAGAATCGTTAGATACGAAAAATAAAATCAACCGTTTCCCGGAAGCCTATCTCGGAGACTTCGACGGCGACCTGGGTTACATCGACTACGAGTGGCAGACTCGTCGGTATCCGGTAAACGCTAACATCCAAGAGAAGGGAACTGAAGGCCGGTTCGCTGTGACGGCTGGCCGCTCAGACGAGATCTCTCATCCGATGATGGACAAGGGTGACAGGGAAGAACGGAAGCTCCGAGCGAAGTATGTCCACGCCGCCGTCGACGGACGTGACATGAAGAAGGGCGAGGGGCAGACCATCCCCATCCCTAAGACCGCTAATGGCGTGGAAGAACTCATCGAGGCACTGGAAGCCGACAAGCAAACTGTCGAAGAAACCAGCATCGAAGAACTCGAAGCCGAGATCGACGAAGCCGTCTACGACCTGTTCGACCTGACCGACGACGAGCGGCAGGTCATCGAAGACTATCTCGAAGTCTTCTGA
- a CDS encoding tyrosine-type recombinase/integrase: MSLNPEDFPLVTDKSREILKEKQATDYEAHRIEFVRWLIHLGKNPELAEGYGRDTIRATAYRTDQFARWVWTEQEDSYTVAFTHDHADAYMTELLYSDTTATHKANTQKALKRLFKWRANEKGDDLWEPERSFSNTSSDSGPREYLTIEERKKVREAALEYGSIPSYSNTHGDDLDKWKAVLAQRFGKPKEEITADDWERANSWKFTSMTWVSLDCGLRPIEVERAKVSWVDVENSVLRIPKEDSAKNDGNWVVALSDRTTDALERWMNEREQYEQYDDADELWLTREGNPYQTQSLRRLLVKLCDIAGIPTDNRQMSWYALRHSTGTAMTHERDLAAAKAQLRHKSEQTTMKYDNVPVEHRRDALERMG; encoded by the coding sequence CAGGCCACCGACTACGAGGCTCACCGCATCGAGTTCGTGCGTTGGCTCATCCATCTCGGCAAGAACCCTGAACTCGCAGAGGGCTACGGACGCGACACCATCCGAGCGACGGCGTACCGAACCGACCAGTTCGCTCGATGGGTGTGGACGGAGCAGGAGGACAGCTACACGGTCGCGTTCACCCACGACCACGCCGACGCCTACATGACCGAACTCCTCTACTCGGACACAACGGCGACGCACAAGGCGAACACACAGAAGGCCCTCAAGCGGCTGTTCAAATGGCGGGCAAACGAGAAGGGCGACGACTTGTGGGAACCGGAGCGTTCGTTCAGCAACACGAGTAGCGACTCCGGGCCGCGAGAGTACCTCACCATCGAGGAGCGGAAGAAGGTGCGAGAAGCCGCACTGGAGTACGGCTCGATTCCGTCGTACAGCAATACCCACGGCGACGACCTCGACAAGTGGAAGGCGGTTCTCGCCCAACGGTTCGGGAAGCCGAAAGAGGAGATCACCGCCGACGACTGGGAGCGGGCGAACAGCTGGAAGTTCACCTCAATGACGTGGGTCAGCCTCGACTGCGGGCTTCGACCCATCGAAGTGGAGCGTGCGAAGGTGTCGTGGGTCGACGTGGAGAACAGTGTCCTCCGCATCCCGAAAGAGGACTCGGCAAAGAACGATGGCAACTGGGTGGTCGCACTCTCCGACCGAACGACCGACGCCCTCGAACGATGGATGAACGAGCGTGAGCAGTACGAGCAGTACGACGACGCCGACGAACTGTGGCTCACGCGCGAAGGAAACCCGTACCAGACACAGAGCCTCCGTCGGCTACTCGTGAAGCTCTGCGACATAGCCGGGATTCCCACGGACAACCGGCAGATGAGCTGGTACGCGCTTCGCCACTCCACGGGGACGGCGATGACTCACGAACGCGACCTCGCGGCGGCAAAGGCACAGTTGCGGCACAAGAGCGAGCAGACGACGATGAAGTACGACAACGTCCCGGTCGAACACCGCCGAGACGCACTAGAGCGGATGGGGTGA